From Phycodurus eques isolate BA_2022a chromosome 13, UOR_Pequ_1.1, whole genome shotgun sequence, a single genomic window includes:
- the LOC133411523 gene encoding integrin beta-1-like: protein MDLRLIVLASSLALLTFSLAQQEASVCIMANARSCAECIQVAESCGWCMDEYFLPAGKFNSARCDDLESLKARKCNVAKMENPRGSIVINKNKPFSTRNNDQQVTQIQPQKLTLNLRSGEPQTFDVKFKRAEDYPLDVYYLMDLYFSKKDDMDNAKNLGTDIMLQMQSITSDFRIGFGSFVGKTVMTGSDNPCMGDQNCASYKNILQLTNNGGQFIQLLNLQQISGNQDSPEGALDAIMQVAVCEEQIGWRNVTRLLILSTDAGFHFAGDGKLGGIKLPNDGNCHLENNMYTMSHNYDYPSIAQLAQKLNDHNIQTIFAVTEELQPVYKELKNQIPKLAVGTLSSNSSHIIKLITDSLSSEIILENSKLPKGVSIIYKSICKNGLEGTGENGRKCSDISVGDEVTFKISVESQECPSHSKPESIKIKPLGIAEEVEVVLNFICECQCSAQGEPNSNKCNGHGTFECGTCNCNEGRIGRLCECSTDEVRTEDLDYNCRKNNGTDICSNNGDCVCGTCECKKRENPTEIISGMFCECDNFNCDRSNNKLCGGHGRCECRACFCDGNYTGSACDCSLDISMCLAKNGHICNGRGTCECGSCKCTDPKFQGSTCEICPTCPGVCAEHRACVQCRAFQTGEKKDTCERDCGYFVLTKVKDLENLHQPTGSVPSSHCKERDTDGRWFYYSFAIRNDIKEVHVVDMLGHVMPADPVATFLHNQRSATSSSSLSSILMFGSTKWLNLMCFFANSLVLTPLFTF from the exons atGGATCTTCGGCTAATCGTGCTAGCGTCGTCGTTAGCACTCCTGACCTTCAGCTTAGCGCAACAAG aggCAAGTGTTTGCATCATGGCCAACGCTCGGTCATGCGCTGAGTGCATCCAAGTGGCTGAGTCATGCGGATGGTGCATGGatgag TACTTCCTCCCGGCGGGCAAGTTCAACTCTGCTCGCTGTGACGACCTTGAGTCTCTGAAGGCTCGGAAGTGCAACGTGGCCAAAATGGAGAACCCTCGCGGCAGCATCGTGATCAACAAGAACAAACCCTTCTCCACCCGCAACAATGACCAGCAGGTCACACAGATCCAGCCTCAGAAACTCACCCTCAACCTCAGATCCG GTGAACCGCAGACATTTGATGTGAAGTTCAAGCGAGCTGAGGACTACCCCTTAGACGTATACTACTTGATGGACCTCTACTTCTCCAAGAAGGATGATATGGACAATGCCAAGAACCTGGGCACAGACATCATGTTACAAATGCAGAGCATCACCTCAGACTTCAGGATTG GATTCGGCTCATTTGTTGGGAAGACGGTAATGACAGGCTCCGACAACCCATGCATGGGTGACCAGAACTGCGCCAGCTACAAGAACATTCTGCAGCTGACCAATAATGGAGGCCAATTCATCCAGCTGCTCAACCTGCAGCAGATCTCGGGAAACCAGGACTCTCCCGAGGGAGCCTTGGACGCCATCATGCAGGTGGCTGTGTGCGAGGAGCAGATCGGCTGGAGGAACGTCACTCGCCTCCTCATCCTCTCCACAGACGCAGGATTCCATTTTGCCGGGGATGGCAAACTGGGTGGCATCAAGCTCCCCAATGATGGAAATTGTCACCTGGAGAACAACATGTACACCATGAGTCACAACTAT GACTATCCCTCCATTGCCCAGCTAGCCCAGAAACTGAACGACCACAACATCCAAACCATCTTTGCCGTTACCGAGGAATTGCAACCAGTTTACAAG GAGCTGAAAAATCAGATTCCCAAATTGGCAGTGGGCACGCTGTCTTCCAATTCCAGCCATATCATCAAACTCATCACTGAC TCTTTGTCGTCGGAGATCATTCTGGAAAACAGCAAGCTTCCGAAAGGAGTTTCCATCATCTACAAGTCGATCTGTAAGAACGGCTTGGAGGGGACTGGCGAAAACGGCAGAAAGTGCTCTGACATCTCCGTTGGAGATGAG GTGACTTTCAAGATCTCCGTCGAGTCCCAGGAGTGTCCGTCGCACAGCAAGCCCGAGAGCATCAAAATCAAACCACTGGGCATCGCCGAAGAGGTGGAGGTGGTCCTCAACTTCATCTGCGAGTGTCAGTGCTCGGCCCAGGGAGAGCCCAACAGTAACAAGTGCAACGGCCACGGCACCTTTGAGTGCGGCACCTGCAA TTGTAACGAGGGCCGTATCGGCCGTCTGTGCGAGTGCAGCACGGACGAAGTTCGTACGGAGGATCTGGATTACAACTGCCGCAAGAACAATGGCACAGACATCTGCAGTAACAATGGCGACTGTGTGTGTGGAACCTGTGAGTGCAAGAAGAGAGAAAACCCCACTGAGATCATCAGCGGAATGTTCTGCGAGTGCGACAACTTCAACTGTGACCGCTCCAACAACAAACTCTGCGGAG GCCATGGTCGTTGTGAGTGTCGCGCGTGTTTCTGCGACGGTAACTACACGGGCAGTGCTTGTGACTGCTCCCTGGACATATCCATGTGCCTGGCAAAGAACGGACATATCTGCAACGGGCGAGGAACCTGCGAGTGCGGATCCTGCAAATGCACCGACCCCAAGTTCCAGGGATCCACCTGTGAGATCTGTCCCACCTGCCCTGGAGTCTGTGCAGAACACAG GGCGTGCGTGCAGTGCCGAGCGTTCCAGACAGGCGAGAAGAAGGACACGTGCGAGCGTGACTGTGGCTACTTTGTGTTGACCAAGGTGAAGGACCTTGAGAATCTTCATCAGCCCACTGGGAGCGTTCCCTCTTCGCACTGCAAGGAGAGAGACACAGATGGCCGCTGGTTCTACTACTCCTTTGCCATCAGGAATGACATTAAGGAGGTCCACGTCGTCGATATGCTGG GACACGTCATGCCCGCTGACCCTGTGGCGACCTTCTTGCACAATCAGCGATCTGCCACCTCCTCCAGTTCTCTCTCTTCCATCTTGATGTTTGGATCGACCAAATGGCTCAATCTCatgtgtttttttgcaaactccttGGTTCTCActcctctgtttacattttag